A genomic window from Streptomyces sp. NBC_00234 includes:
- a CDS encoding Gfo/Idh/MocA family protein yields MSEIPAVSRRLVLGGTLATGALAAGIGSAGSASAAPARATVSSLAEAAAPRRAAGQKSMINVPFEPYATVRVGVIGLGNRGSGMTTGWSVIPGCTVTAVCDIRADRVKRTADQLVAQGKPRPKEFGGSADSYAEMLKRDDIDLVYIATPWEFHYPQGKAALLSGKHVIVELPIATELDELWDLVDTSERTRKNLMLSENCSYGRNELAMLKMGHEGLFGDITNGHGGYLHDLRALLFSNTYYTDSWRRLWHTRSTASFYAMHGLAPVAAAMDINRGDRMTTLKATATAPKGLADYRERFVPKSHPSWNETYVNGDLVTCAIETANGRTIRAEHDVSSPRPYSRINSIAGTRGIFEDYAGTSSTGGRIYVEPDHGGHAWRDFDTYLKEFDHWLWKKIGDDAANNGGHGGMDYVLQWRTIQLMRAGLVPDIDVYDSAAWCAPVPLSVMSLAANGRPVAIPDFTRGSWVNLRTGLDSRDTDMPPVA; encoded by the coding sequence ATGTCTGAAATCCCCGCAGTCTCACGCCGCTTGGTCCTGGGAGGAACGCTGGCCACCGGGGCGCTCGCCGCCGGGATCGGCTCGGCAGGCAGCGCCTCCGCCGCACCCGCTCGGGCCACCGTCTCCTCCCTCGCGGAAGCCGCCGCGCCCCGCCGCGCGGCCGGCCAGAAGTCCATGATCAATGTGCCGTTCGAGCCCTACGCGACCGTGCGCGTCGGCGTGATCGGACTCGGCAACCGGGGCTCCGGCATGACGACGGGCTGGTCCGTCATCCCCGGCTGTACCGTCACGGCGGTGTGCGACATCCGCGCCGACCGCGTGAAGCGCACCGCCGACCAGCTGGTGGCCCAGGGCAAGCCGCGCCCGAAGGAGTTCGGCGGCTCCGCCGACTCGTACGCGGAGATGCTCAAGCGCGACGACATCGACCTCGTCTACATAGCGACGCCCTGGGAGTTCCACTACCCGCAGGGCAAGGCCGCGCTCCTGTCCGGCAAGCACGTGATCGTCGAACTCCCCATCGCCACCGAGCTGGACGAGCTGTGGGACCTCGTGGACACCTCGGAGCGCACCCGCAAGAACCTGATGCTCTCCGAGAACTGCAGCTACGGCCGCAACGAGCTGGCCATGCTGAAGATGGGCCACGAGGGCCTGTTCGGCGACATCACCAACGGCCACGGCGGCTATCTGCACGACCTGCGCGCGCTGCTCTTCTCCAACACGTACTACACGGACTCCTGGCGCAGGCTCTGGCACACCCGCTCCACCGCGTCCTTCTACGCCATGCACGGCCTGGCACCGGTCGCGGCGGCCATGGACATCAACCGTGGCGACCGGATGACCACGCTGAAGGCCACCGCCACGGCGCCGAAGGGCCTCGCCGACTACCGGGAGCGCTTCGTCCCCAAGTCGCACCCGTCCTGGAACGAGACGTACGTCAACGGCGACCTCGTCACCTGTGCGATCGAGACGGCGAACGGCAGGACGATCCGCGCCGAGCACGACGTCAGCTCGCCCCGTCCGTACAGCCGGATCAACTCCATCGCCGGCACCCGGGGCATCTTCGAGGACTACGCGGGCACCTCGTCGACGGGCGGACGCATCTACGTGGAGCCGGACCACGGCGGGCACGCCTGGCGCGACTTCGACACGTACCTCAAGGAGTTCGACCACTGGCTGTGGAAGAAGATCGGTGACGACGCCGCGAACAACGGCGGTCACGGCGGCATGGACTACGTCCTGCAGTGGCGCACCATCCAGCTGATGCGGGCCGGGCTGGTCCCCGACATCGACGTGTACGACTCGGCCGCCTGGTGCGCACCCGTCCCGCTGAGCGTCATGTCCCTCGCGGCCAACGGCCGCCCGGTCGCCATCCCCGACTTCACCCGGGGCTCCTGGGTCAACCTGCGCACCGGCCTGGACTCGCGCGACACCGACATGCCTCCCGTCGCCTAG
- a CDS encoding glycosyltransferase family 2 protein, which yields MPEPRIGVSIVTMGDRPQQVEALLASVAMQDVRPTRLVVVGNGSPLPDFSRFPGLTDLAGGVTTIELDENLGCPGGRNVALSRLAELGDVDVVIELDDDGLLVDSGVFRKVQELYAADPRLGIVGFRIADEHGETQRRHVPRLRATDPMRRGPVTAFLGGGHALSMKMLEQTGTWPAEFFFTHEETDLSWRALDAGWKILYEPDLLLQHPKTSPARHAVYYRMTARNRVWLARRNLPLPLVPAYLGTWTLLTVARTRSPKGLRAWAGGFAEGVRTPCGPRSPMRWRTVWRMTMLGRPPVI from the coding sequence TTGCCCGAACCACGCATCGGCGTATCCATCGTGACCATGGGAGACCGCCCGCAGCAGGTCGAGGCGCTCCTGGCGTCCGTGGCCATGCAGGACGTCCGCCCCACCCGGCTCGTCGTCGTGGGCAACGGCTCTCCGCTGCCCGACTTCAGCCGCTTCCCCGGCCTCACCGACCTGGCGGGCGGTGTGACCACGATCGAGCTCGACGAGAACCTGGGCTGCCCCGGCGGGCGCAACGTGGCGCTGAGCCGGCTGGCCGAACTCGGGGACGTGGACGTGGTCATCGAGCTCGACGACGACGGACTCCTGGTCGACAGCGGGGTGTTCCGCAAGGTCCAGGAGCTGTACGCGGCCGACCCCCGGCTCGGCATCGTCGGATTCCGCATCGCGGACGAGCACGGCGAGACCCAGCGCCGCCACGTGCCCCGCCTGCGCGCCACCGACCCGATGCGGCGCGGCCCGGTCACCGCCTTCCTCGGCGGCGGCCACGCCCTCTCCATGAAGATGCTGGAGCAGACCGGCACCTGGCCCGCCGAGTTCTTCTTCACGCACGAGGAGACGGATCTGTCCTGGCGGGCCCTGGACGCGGGATGGAAGATCCTCTACGAACCGGACCTGCTCCTCCAGCACCCGAAGACCTCCCCGGCCCGGCACGCGGTCTACTACCGGATGACGGCCCGCAACCGTGTCTGGCTGGCCCGCCGCAATCTGCCGCTGCCGCTGGTCCCCGCCTACTTGGGGACCTGGACCCTTCTCACCGTGGCCCGGACCCGTTCCCCGAAGGGCCTGCGGGCCTGGGCGGGCGGCTTCGCCGAGGGGGTGCGGACGCCGTGCGGGCCGCGCAGCCCGATGCGCTGGCGCACGGTGTGGCGCATGACGATGCTGGGCCGCCCGCCGGTGATCTGA
- a CDS encoding NEW3 domain-containing protein, translated as MNPLRTLAVAAALLVPAQAATAAPAAPAAAEARTEVTISPVDLDGPVIATVDVTVKNTGPQRMRSLKVAFAGPVGWAVQPSVRSVDGSLSTGASATATFRIQVPEKRAGFVIRTFTATATYTGGDGLGTATGTRSERSGSPQANLAAAYNNVAITDESATTAGNYDGEGNSFSAQKLAAVGLTPGATVEALGAELTWPDVPAGTKDNVGSAGQAITLSGKGSKLVFLGSGVTSAATGSTTVYYTDGTSTTGTFGFPNWSFDPVTAHGATLVKSTDGRNRPDGYGNATVKYSVFANSVPLDPSRTVEFVVLPANANVHVFDMAIAP; from the coding sequence ATGAACCCGCTCAGAACCCTGGCGGTGGCCGCGGCCCTGCTGGTCCCCGCCCAGGCCGCCACGGCCGCACCCGCCGCACCCGCCGCGGCCGAGGCCCGCACCGAGGTGACCATCTCCCCCGTCGACCTCGACGGTCCGGTCATCGCGACGGTGGACGTCACCGTGAAGAACACGGGCCCGCAGCGCATGCGTTCACTGAAGGTCGCGTTCGCCGGGCCCGTGGGATGGGCGGTCCAGCCGTCGGTGCGCAGCGTGGACGGTTCCCTGTCCACGGGCGCCTCGGCCACGGCGACCTTCCGGATCCAGGTCCCGGAGAAGCGGGCGGGATTCGTGATCCGCACCTTCACGGCGACCGCGACCTACACGGGCGGGGACGGCCTGGGCACGGCCACCGGCACCCGGTCGGAGCGCAGCGGATCGCCGCAGGCGAACCTGGCGGCGGCCTACAACAACGTGGCGATCACCGACGAGTCGGCGACGACGGCGGGGAACTACGACGGTGAGGGCAACAGCTTCTCGGCGCAGAAGCTCGCCGCAGTCGGCCTGACACCCGGGGCGACCGTCGAGGCCCTGGGTGCCGAACTGACCTGGCCGGACGTCCCGGCCGGCACGAAGGACAACGTCGGCAGCGCCGGACAGGCCATCACGCTGAGCGGCAAGGGCAGCAAGCTGGTGTTCCTCGGCTCGGGCGTCACGAGCGCCGCCACGGGCAGCACCACCGTCTACTACACCGACGGCACCTCCACCACGGGAACCTTCGGCTTCCCCAACTGGTCCTTCGACCCGGTCACCGCGCACGGCGCCACCCTGGTCAAGTCGACCGACGGCCGCAACCGCCCGGACGGCTACGGCAACGCCACGGTGAAGTACAGCGTCTTCGCCAACTCGGTCCCGCTGGACCCGTCCAGGACGGTGGAGTTCGTGGTTCTGCCCGCGAACGCCAACGTCCACGTCTTCGACATGGCGATCGCCCCCTGA
- a CDS encoding GNAT family N-acetyltransferase, with the protein MVQPLTVPSMTAGPDFVLRPWELSDLPLVREAAADDYIPLITTIPSPYSDEAAEDFVRRQWDRAATGAGYPFVIARTRDRRPVGSIGLWLRDLAEGRASLGYWLTAPARGQGVAGAALRTVTTWALHELRIPRAQLLVEPWNTASIRTAEQSGFRREGLLRSWQHVGGRRRDMLMYAALNDGRPLDDRAATDR; encoded by the coding sequence ATGGTTCAGCCGCTGACCGTTCCGAGCATGACCGCGGGCCCCGACTTCGTCCTGCGCCCCTGGGAGCTGAGCGACCTCCCGCTGGTGCGGGAGGCCGCCGCGGACGACTACATCCCGCTGATCACGACGATCCCGTCCCCGTACTCGGACGAGGCCGCCGAAGACTTCGTCCGCCGGCAGTGGGACCGGGCGGCCACCGGTGCGGGATACCCCTTCGTCATCGCCCGCACCCGGGACCGGCGGCCGGTCGGTTCGATCGGCCTGTGGCTGCGGGACCTGGCCGAGGGCCGCGCCTCGCTCGGCTACTGGCTGACGGCCCCGGCGCGCGGGCAGGGAGTGGCCGGGGCCGCCCTGCGCACGGTCACCACCTGGGCGCTGCACGAGCTGCGCATCCCTCGGGCCCAGCTCCTCGTCGAACCGTGGAACACCGCCTCGATACGGACCGCGGAGCAGTCCGGATTCCGGCGCGAGGGGCTCCTGCGGAGCTGGCAGCACGTGGGCGGCCGGCGCCGGGACATGCTCATGTACGCCGCACTGAACGATGGACGCCCCTTGGATGACCGGGCGGCGACGGACAGGTGA
- a CDS encoding golvesin C-terminal-like domain-containing protein has product MASTERPGRRRPAALVTGTALALCASLLGLAQPASAQDPDGRKPIAAPLPGPADTPADDPSAVPQRDRAKVIGKNWKTSGDRAWTTTSDAEGFHLLVADAKSGYAWRTAASLSEPGFDTDMWIGNACVTGSGERAVVVYGPRTFTNKGELFTRGGFSAVVDLGTGAVRKLPVQTSLAYYNPGCGSGESAALTQGGVEDKKQTRLIRLDTATGKLGKPVALAGQVTSAIPLKEGGFAAADAARVVRITDKGARSTLAPTGRIPLRLSQDADGAVVYMDRGKDGKAKVSRVAAGEKKARTLASGTWGRLGLVRGAQGHSFITGTADSVSADLPATVERLTGTPKDAKVSTRGAAVVAGTVWADGKDARAVEPDQSGNRAVAVGLTVRTTGKKAAFTVEPGARTTKSEAQGRALSPAIGTPAPSKLSAAASGSPTDPVEAERYCSVPRNDPHNQAMQPKPRQVEWAVDQAIMGTLNNHISRPAGWKNLGMPAYQPQTLFPKRTLTGGGHVPAQVMLGITAQESNMWQTSRVAVPGVTGNPLIGNFYGRDIYNSNEADDWDINWADADCGYGVTQITDGMRLAGRTKPGETAYAYDTQRAIALDYTVNVAVGVQKLSDKWNEVAAAGMQVNNGDWSKLENWYFAIWAYNSGFHPNVGCCEPWGVGWLNNPANPDYVADRPSFMDWSYADAAHPQDWPYTEKVLGFAGHPPELMESPGTMVAGFRAAWWNGDATTGPMNRTRVKAPEDTFCTAANWCDPSKINNSNGNDASGPCTHKDAAGTLDFKCWWTSDVTWKSDCSYSCGNELVRFDSTYAEQADGNPYKPNCSRSATASGNALPSNALVVDNTTHASARPADCAARVATTGSFTFNFSSDSSGNHTSKVDLHQLGAGFNGHFYFGHSRTSSDSKLEFDGTWSLGASRTDWQRVLVHLPDHGAHTQQAKYEIDTGSGAFTKTRYVNQKRFANNWVSLGVYKMTGVPRVRLTTQTDDGVGEDDVAFDAVAFQPLPGKPKHIVAVLGDSYASGEGAGSYLPESNNDHGSERWNACRRSKDAWGRKLTLPGTSGSLGSLSDNWSTDAELGFVACSGAMTHNVWDTAWGNNWQSYKEGQFHEQAQARSGVLTADTTLVMLTLGGNDGGGFTGAMMECSDLGNCANDDNFLPKYKGKVDTMIPDLRTTLMDIKYKAPNAQIVLMGYPELLSRTVKCAGSWYIDMTEVDALAELVNYADGKQETLVNEMKATGVKIDYANPVSAFVGHGGCDDPEWINKVVIGPNGDGDFHPDDEASPFCTWSWLGGDCLSRESFHPKSDGTTGYAGVMQTRLGQIGYQGS; this is encoded by the coding sequence ATGGCATCGACCGAGCGACCAGGACGGCGCAGACCCGCCGCCCTGGTCACTGGCACGGCGCTAGCTCTCTGCGCATCCCTTCTCGGGCTGGCCCAGCCCGCCTCCGCCCAGGACCCCGACGGCCGCAAGCCGATCGCCGCGCCCCTGCCCGGTCCGGCGGACACGCCGGCCGACGACCCTTCGGCGGTCCCGCAGCGGGACCGGGCCAAGGTCATCGGCAAGAACTGGAAGACCTCGGGAGACCGGGCGTGGACCACGACCAGTGACGCGGAGGGCTTCCACCTCCTCGTCGCCGACGCCAAGTCGGGCTACGCCTGGCGCACCGCGGCCTCGCTCAGCGAGCCCGGGTTCGACACCGACATGTGGATCGGCAACGCCTGCGTGACCGGTTCCGGTGAGCGGGCCGTCGTCGTGTACGGTCCGCGGACCTTCACCAACAAGGGCGAGCTGTTCACCCGCGGCGGCTTCTCCGCCGTCGTCGACCTCGGCACCGGCGCGGTGCGCAAGCTCCCGGTCCAGACCTCCCTCGCGTACTACAACCCCGGCTGCGGCAGCGGCGAGAGCGCCGCGCTCACCCAGGGCGGCGTCGAGGACAAGAAGCAGACCCGGCTGATCCGGCTGGACACCGCGACCGGCAAGCTGGGCAAGCCCGTCGCGCTCGCCGGACAGGTCACCTCCGCGATCCCGCTCAAGGAGGGCGGTTTCGCCGCCGCCGACGCCGCGCGCGTCGTACGGATCACGGACAAGGGCGCACGGTCCACACTGGCGCCGACCGGCCGGATTCCGCTCCGGCTCAGCCAGGACGCCGACGGCGCCGTCGTCTACATGGACCGCGGCAAGGACGGCAAGGCGAAGGTCTCCCGGGTCGCCGCGGGTGAGAAGAAGGCGCGCACCCTGGCCTCCGGCACCTGGGGCCGTCTCGGCCTCGTGCGGGGCGCGCAGGGCCACAGCTTCATCACCGGCACCGCTGACTCCGTCTCCGCCGACCTCCCCGCGACGGTGGAGCGGCTGACGGGCACGCCCAAGGACGCGAAGGTCTCCACCCGTGGTGCGGCCGTGGTCGCGGGCACCGTCTGGGCGGACGGCAAGGACGCCCGTGCCGTCGAGCCCGATCAGTCGGGCAACCGGGCGGTCGCGGTGGGTCTCACCGTACGCACGACGGGCAAGAAGGCCGCGTTCACCGTCGAACCGGGCGCCAGGACCACGAAGTCCGAGGCGCAGGGCCGGGCCCTGTCACCCGCCATCGGCACCCCGGCCCCCAGCAAGCTGTCGGCCGCCGCGTCCGGTTCCCCCACCGACCCGGTGGAGGCCGAGCGCTACTGTTCGGTGCCGCGCAACGACCCCCACAACCAGGCCATGCAGCCCAAGCCCCGGCAGGTGGAATGGGCGGTCGACCAGGCGATCATGGGCACCCTGAACAACCACATCAGCCGCCCCGCGGGCTGGAAGAACCTCGGCATGCCCGCCTACCAGCCGCAGACGCTCTTCCCCAAGCGCACGCTGACCGGCGGCGGGCACGTTCCCGCGCAGGTGATGCTCGGCATCACCGCGCAGGAGTCCAACATGTGGCAGACCTCCCGTGTCGCGGTGCCCGGAGTCACCGGCAACCCGCTGATCGGGAACTTCTACGGCCGTGACATCTACAACAGCAACGAGGCCGACGACTGGGACATCAACTGGGCCGACGCGGACTGCGGTTACGGCGTCACGCAGATCACCGACGGCATGCGGCTCGCCGGCCGCACCAAGCCCGGTGAGACGGCCTACGCCTACGACACCCAGCGCGCGATCGCCCTGGACTACACCGTGAACGTGGCGGTCGGCGTGCAGAAGCTCAGCGACAAGTGGAACGAGGTCGCCGCCGCCGGAATGCAGGTCAACAACGGCGACTGGTCCAAGCTGGAGAACTGGTACTTCGCCATCTGGGCGTACAACTCCGGATTCCACCCCAACGTCGGCTGCTGCGAGCCCTGGGGTGTGGGCTGGCTGAACAACCCGGCCAACCCGGACTACGTGGCCGACCGGCCGTCCTTCATGGACTGGAGCTACGCCGACGCCGCCCACCCGCAGGACTGGCCGTACACCGAGAAGGTCCTCGGCTTCGCCGGGCACCCGCCGGAGCTCATGGAGTCCCCGGGCACGATGGTCGCCGGCTTCCGGGCGGCGTGGTGGAACGGTGACGCGACCACCGGACCGATGAACCGCACCCGGGTCAAGGCACCCGAGGACACCTTCTGCACCGCGGCCAACTGGTGCGACCCCAGCAAGATCAACAACAGTAACGGCAACGACGCCAGCGGTCCGTGCACCCACAAGGACGCCGCGGGCACGCTGGACTTCAAGTGCTGGTGGACCTCCGACGTCACCTGGAAGTCGGACTGCAGCTACAGCTGCGGCAACGAGCTCGTACGGTTCGACTCGACGTACGCGGAGCAGGCCGACGGCAATCCGTACAAGCCCAACTGCAGCCGCTCCGCCACTGCTTCGGGCAACGCCCTGCCCTCCAACGCGCTCGTCGTGGACAACACCACCCATGCCTCGGCGAGACCCGCCGACTGTGCTGCCCGCGTGGCCACGACCGGCAGCTTCACCTTCAACTTCTCCTCCGACAGCAGCGGGAACCACACCTCCAAGGTGGACCTCCACCAGCTGGGTGCCGGTTTCAACGGCCACTTCTACTTCGGCCACAGTCGCACCTCGTCCGACTCCAAGCTGGAGTTCGACGGCACCTGGAGCCTGGGTGCCTCGCGCACGGACTGGCAGCGGGTGCTCGTCCATCTGCCCGACCACGGCGCGCACACCCAGCAGGCCAAGTACGAGATCGACACCGGCAGCGGCGCGTTCACCAAGACGCGCTACGTCAACCAGAAGCGGTTCGCCAACAACTGGGTCTCGCTCGGCGTCTACAAGATGACCGGTGTGCCCCGGGTCCGGCTCACCACCCAGACCGACGACGGTGTCGGCGAAGACGACGTGGCCTTCGACGCGGTGGCCTTCCAGCCCCTGCCGGGCAAGCCCAAGCACATCGTGGCCGTCCTCGGCGACTCGTACGCATCGGGTGAGGGCGCCGGCAGCTATCTGCCGGAGAGCAACAACGACCACGGCAGCGAGCGCTGGAACGCCTGCCGCCGCAGCAAGGACGCCTGGGGCCGCAAGCTCACGCTCCCGGGCACGTCCGGTTCGCTGGGCTCCCTCTCCGACAACTGGAGCACCGACGCCGAACTGGGCTTCGTGGCCTGCTCCGGCGCGATGACCCACAACGTCTGGGACACCGCCTGGGGCAACAACTGGCAGTCGTACAAGGAAGGCCAGTTCCATGAGCAGGCCCAGGCGCGGTCCGGAGTGCTCACCGCCGACACCACGCTCGTCATGCTCACCCTCGGCGGCAACGACGGAGGCGGCTTCACCGGCGCCATGATGGAGTGCTCCGACCTCGGCAACTGCGCGAACGACGACAACTTCCTGCCCAAGTACAAGGGCAAGGTCGACACGATGATCCCGGACCTCCGGACCACCCTCATGGACATCAAGTACAAGGCGCCCAACGCCCAGATCGTCCTGATGGGGTATCCGGAACTGCTCAGCCGGACCGTCAAGTGCGCGGGCTCCTGGTACATCGACATGACGGAGGTGGACGCGCTCGCCGAGCTCGTCAACTACGCCGACGGCAAGCAGGAGACGCTCGTCAACGAGATGAAGGCGACCGGCGTCAAGATCGACTACGCGAACCCGGTCAGCGCCTTCGTCGGGCACGGCGGCTGCGACGATCCCGAGTGGATCAACAAGGTGGTCATCGGCCCGAACGGCGACGGCGACTTCCACCCGGACGACGAGGCCAGCCCCTTCTGCACCTGGTCGTGGCTGGGCGGCGACTGCCTCAGCCGTGAGTCGTTCCACCCCAAGTCGGACGGCACCACGGGTTACGCGGGTGTGATGCAGACCCGGCTCGGCCAGATCGGGTATCAAGGGTCCTGA